From one Rosa rugosa chromosome 4, drRosRugo1.1, whole genome shotgun sequence genomic stretch:
- the LOC133743660 gene encoding uncharacterized protein LOC133743660 isoform X3, protein MMFNSKKWIEGPFVKSHEAIQVRAIVLFQSNFWSDVAFCVKGVLPLVCVLREVDSELRPAMGYIYELMDAAKEKIAFSLKRNPRHYQPIWNKIDARWTPQLHQPLHAAGYYLNPQFHYEENFSNVLEVKKGLHECMDRMMSFDERLKADIQLEMFDKGMGEFGTRLAVHSRKIRSPASWWERFGEETPDLTKFAIRVLSLTCSASGCERNWSTFESIHTKKRNRLEHKRLNALVYVKYNSLLRERNIKRNAKMLDPILVEEIDSDDEWISEVEDPVLPGDLSWLEEDLFEVDAIRNVPIECYEQGLSTRVPIHVEPLEEPILDDVPILDDDLGFDEHAAYSPSPKRKNDESSSKVRSKKKMRKLAALLRDEDHEIEDLTLPPHTDAALDIDDCDDIHVGVDGYDDYELEE, encoded by the exons ATGATGTTTAACAGCAAGAAGTGGATTGAGGGCCCTTTTGTCAAAAGCCATGAAGCTATACAGGTTCGTGCAATTGTTCTTTTTCAATCCAATTTTTGGAGTGATGTTGCATTTTGTGTTAAGGGTGTGTTGCCATTAGTGTGTGTATTGAGGGAGGTTGATTCTGAGCTAAGACCTGCTATGGGCTACATATATGAATTAATGGATGCTGCCAAAGAGAAAATTGCATTTAGTTTGAAGAGGAACCCAAGACATTATCAGCCAATTTGGAATAAAATTGATGCAAGGTGGACTCCCCAACTCCATCAACCTTTACACGCTGCTGGATACTATCTGAACCCTCAGTTTCATTATGAAGAGAACTTCTCAAATGTTTTGGAAGTGAAGAAGGGATTGCATGAATGCATGGATCGGATGATGTCGTTTGATGAGCGCTTAAAAGCTGATATCCAATTAGAGATGTTTGACAAAGGCATGGGAGAGTTTGGAACTAGGCTTGCAGTACATTCTAGAAAGATAAGGAGTCCAG CAAGTTGGTGGGAGCGTTTTGGAGAGGAAACGCCTGATTTGACAAAGTTTGCTATTCGTGTCCTTAGCCTGACATGTAGTGCATCAGGATGTGAGAGGAATTGGAGCACATTTGAGTCG attcacacaaaaaaaagaaatagacTTGAGCATAAAAGGCTAAATGCATTGGTTTATGTGAAGTACAACTCTTTACTAAGAGAGCGAAACATTAAAAGAAATGCAAAGATGCTTGATCCTATATTAGTGGAAGAAATTGATTCCGATGATGAATGGATTTCGGAGGTGGAAGATCCGGTTCTTCCGGGTGATCTTTCTTGGCTTGAAGAGGATCTATTTGAGGTTGATGCTATAAGGAATGTGCCAATTGAATGTTATGAACAAGGTTTGTCAACTAGAGTGCCTATTCATGTAGAGCCACTAGAGGAGCCGATCTTAGATGATGTGCCTATCTTGGATGATGATTTAGGATTTGACGAGCATGCTGCTTATTCACCTTCtcctaaaagaaaaaatgatgaAAGCTCAA GTAAGGTAAGATCcaagaagaaaatgagaaaacttgCTGCATTACTTAGGGATGAAGATCATGAGATAGAAGACCTTACTTTGCCTCCCCACACTGATGCAGCATTGGACATTGATGATTGTGATGATATTCATGTGGGTGTGGATGGATATGATGATTATGAATTGGAAGAATGA
- the LOC133743660 gene encoding uncharacterized protein LOC133743660 isoform X6: MGYIYELMDAAKEKIAFSLKRNPRHYQPIWNKIDARWTPQLHQPLHAAGYYLNPQFHYEENFSNVLEVKKGLHECMDRMMSFDERLKADIQLEMFDKGMGEFGTRLAVHSRKIRSPASWWERFGEETPDLTKFAIRVLSLTCSASGCERNWSTFESIHTKKRNRLEHKRLNALVYVKYNSLLRERNIKRNAKMLDPILVEEIDSDDEWISEVEDPVLPGDLSWLEEDLFEVDAIRNVPIECYEQGLSTRVPIHVEPLEEPILDDVPILDDDLGFDEHAAYSPSPKRKNDESSSKVRSKKKMRKLAALLRDEDHEIEDLTLPPHTDAALDIDDCDDIHVGVDGYDDYELEE, from the exons ATGGGCTACATATATGAATTAATGGATGCTGCCAAAGAGAAAATTGCATTTAGTTTGAAGAGGAACCCAAGACATTATCAGCCAATTTGGAATAAAATTGATGCAAGGTGGACTCCCCAACTCCATCAACCTTTACACGCTGCTGGATACTATCTGAACCCTCAGTTTCATTATGAAGAGAACTTCTCAAATGTTTTGGAAGTGAAGAAGGGATTGCATGAATGCATGGATCGGATGATGTCGTTTGATGAGCGCTTAAAAGCTGATATCCAATTAGAGATGTTTGACAAAGGCATGGGAGAGTTTGGAACTAGGCTTGCAGTACATTCTAGAAAGATAAGGAGTCCAG CAAGTTGGTGGGAGCGTTTTGGAGAGGAAACGCCTGATTTGACAAAGTTTGCTATTCGTGTCCTTAGCCTGACATGTAGTGCATCAGGATGTGAGAGGAATTGGAGCACATTTGAGTCG attcacacaaaaaaaagaaatagacTTGAGCATAAAAGGCTAAATGCATTGGTTTATGTGAAGTACAACTCTTTACTAAGAGAGCGAAACATTAAAAGAAATGCAAAGATGCTTGATCCTATATTAGTGGAAGAAATTGATTCCGATGATGAATGGATTTCGGAGGTGGAAGATCCGGTTCTTCCGGGTGATCTTTCTTGGCTTGAAGAGGATCTATTTGAGGTTGATGCTATAAGGAATGTGCCAATTGAATGTTATGAACAAGGTTTGTCAACTAGAGTGCCTATTCATGTAGAGCCACTAGAGGAGCCGATCTTAGATGATGTGCCTATCTTGGATGATGATTTAGGATTTGACGAGCATGCTGCTTATTCACCTTCtcctaaaagaaaaaatgatgaAAGCTCAA GTAAGGTAAGATCcaagaagaaaatgagaaaacttgCTGCATTACTTAGGGATGAAGATCATGAGATAGAAGACCTTACTTTGCCTCCCCACACTGATGCAGCATTGGACATTGATGATTGTGATGATATTCATGTGGGTGTGGATGGATATGATGATTATGAATTGGAAGAATGA